In Thalassotalea sp. Sam97, a single window of DNA contains:
- a CDS encoding ATP-dependent DNA helicase produces the protein MTHYTSTLALQVERALSLDGELAEVIQGYQPRQAQQDMANAIVGSLQQQVPLVVEAGTGTGKTFAYLVPALASGKKVIVSTGTKTLQDQLFHKDLPLVKKALKSGAKVALLKGRSNYLCLFRLEENFSSTPGKRASAVALDANGLQDLVKVRQWASSTKQGDIGELVDVAEDSIVLPLVTSTIDNCLGRNCPQYDDCYLVKARERAIEADVIVVNHHLYFADMALKDTGFGELIPEADLVVFDEAHQIGDIASEYFGQSFSTRQILELASDCLQQYRLELTDVQQLLKAAEKLSRAAGDFRLLFPQDPRRGNWREQLQYTQFQRGFAQLYDDLKFLYDVLKMCVSRSEVIDNCFERCTQLLAKYELMQDVGALGSSLWFETTRRHVVLHQTPLSVADKFIAYMKKYQQTFVFTSATLSVDGDFEHFIRTLGLTDAKRLCLDSPFDYQQQALLLVPRYLPESHERNRAQALANIAIPLVKASQGNCFILFTSYRMLNEVAELLANDVDNALLVQGQMAKSELLEQFLADPKAVLLATASFWEGVDVRGDNLTCVIIDKLPFSSPDEPLLQAKSDDVRRQGGDPFKQIQLPDAVIALKQGVGRLIRDVNDKGVLAICDTRIVNRPYGQVFISSLPNMQRTRELHRAVKFLKQLHQPAESTISD, from the coding sequence TTGACTCATTACACGTCTACGCTTGCGTTGCAAGTTGAGCGCGCTCTGTCATTAGATGGCGAATTAGCCGAGGTTATTCAAGGTTATCAACCTCGCCAAGCACAACAAGACATGGCTAATGCGATTGTTGGTAGCTTGCAGCAACAGGTGCCACTCGTTGTCGAAGCGGGAACTGGTACCGGCAAAACGTTCGCCTATTTGGTACCGGCTCTGGCCAGCGGTAAAAAAGTCATTGTCTCAACGGGTACTAAAACCCTACAAGATCAGTTATTTCATAAAGACTTACCACTTGTCAAAAAAGCGCTAAAATCCGGCGCAAAAGTTGCTCTGCTTAAAGGTCGCTCAAATTACCTGTGCTTATTTCGCCTTGAAGAAAATTTTTCATCCACGCCTGGTAAGCGGGCATCGGCGGTCGCCTTAGATGCCAACGGCTTGCAAGATTTGGTCAAAGTGCGCCAATGGGCGAGCAGTACCAAGCAAGGTGATATCGGTGAGCTGGTTGATGTTGCCGAAGACTCCATCGTATTGCCCTTAGTGACCAGCACAATTGATAATTGTTTAGGGCGTAACTGCCCTCAATATGATGATTGTTATTTGGTAAAAGCGCGTGAGCGAGCCATCGAAGCCGATGTGATTGTGGTTAATCATCATTTATATTTTGCCGATATGGCGCTTAAGGATACCGGTTTTGGTGAGTTGATCCCTGAAGCCGATTTGGTGGTGTTTGATGAAGCTCATCAAATTGGTGATATCGCGAGCGAATATTTTGGTCAAAGCTTTTCAACCCGACAAATATTGGAGCTAGCGAGCGATTGTTTACAGCAATATCGTTTAGAGCTTACTGATGTACAACAGTTATTAAAAGCGGCAGAAAAACTATCGCGAGCAGCGGGGGATTTTCGCTTATTGTTTCCGCAAGATCCGCGCCGTGGCAATTGGCGGGAACAACTGCAATACACACAGTTCCAACGGGGTTTTGCGCAGTTGTACGATGACTTAAAATTTTTGTATGACGTTTTAAAAATGTGTGTGTCGCGAAGCGAAGTTATCGATAACTGCTTTGAACGTTGTACGCAGTTATTGGCGAAGTACGAGCTGATGCAAGATGTTGGCGCATTGGGAAGCAGTTTATGGTTTGAAACAACACGCCGTCATGTGGTATTGCATCAAACCCCGTTGTCGGTGGCCGACAAATTCATTGCTTACATGAAAAAGTATCAGCAAACATTCGTCTTTACCTCGGCAACGTTATCGGTTGACGGTGATTTTGAGCATTTTATTCGAACACTTGGGTTAACTGACGCAAAACGCTTGTGTCTTGACAGCCCGTTTGATTATCAGCAACAAGCTTTATTATTAGTGCCTCGCTACTTGCCTGAAAGTCATGAGCGTAATCGAGCACAAGCCTTGGCTAATATTGCCATACCGTTGGTGAAAGCCAGCCAAGGTAATTGCTTTATTTTGTTTACTTCCTATCGGATGCTCAACGAAGTGGCAGAGTTACTGGCGAATGATGTGGATAACGCCTTGCTGGTTCAGGGACAGATGGCTAAATCGGAATTGCTTGAACAGTTTTTAGCTGATCCCAAGGCCGTGTTGTTAGCGACAGCAAGTTTTTGGGAGGGTGTTGATGTACGTGGTGATAATTTAACGTGCGTTATTATCGATAAATTGCCATTTAGCTCGCCAGATGAACCATTATTGCAAGCTAAAAGCGATGATGTTCGCCGCCAAGGAGGCGACCCATTTAAACAAATTCAACTGCCTGATGCGGTGATTGCCTTAAAACAGGGGGTTGGCCGATTGATTCGTGATGTGAATGATAAAGGTGTACTGGCGATTTGCGATACACGTATTGTCAACCGTCCCTATGGGCAAGTTTTTATTTCGTCATTGCCCAATATGCAACGCACACGAGAATTGCATCGAGCGGTTAAGTTTTTAAAACAGCTGCATCAGCCAGCAGAATCAACCATCAGCGATTGA
- a CDS encoding ankyrin repeat domain-containing protein, which produces MPRILSLIVFILLAGCSKGGPWVTLDESEAEFQKRVSQTVLIYMDLETMFPDDSIRMLARAAGKGDINKVRTLVKSGVDVNGKGSRNATPLFWAMRNTKGFKTLLELGANPNIIYGDGSTVFHWLTRRNDITKLKLALAYGSNPNIKASLFSEPAFFETVQVGKNKGASETFYFLISNGADIEATNENGQTLLLVAATLARYDYVIELLKLGANPYIKDEVGRGLKYHLKEHEGAFISGSNTEKYMNEVINFINNT; this is translated from the coding sequence ATGCCTAGAATACTCTCGCTTATTGTTTTTATTCTTCTCGCTGGTTGTTCTAAAGGGGGACCTTGGGTAACGCTAGACGAAAGTGAGGCAGAATTCCAAAAAAGAGTATCTCAAACAGTTCTAATATATATGGATTTAGAAACCATGTTCCCCGATGACAGTATAAGGATGTTGGCGCGGGCGGCGGGGAAAGGTGACATAAACAAAGTTCGTACCTTAGTTAAGAGTGGTGTCGATGTTAATGGCAAAGGGAGCCGTAATGCTACTCCACTGTTTTGGGCAATGAGAAATACAAAGGGATTTAAAACATTATTAGAGCTAGGAGCTAATCCAAACATTATATACGGAGACGGTAGCACTGTATTCCACTGGCTAACGAGAAGAAATGACATCACCAAGCTTAAACTCGCCTTGGCGTATGGTAGCAACCCGAATATTAAGGCAAGTCTGTTTTCTGAACCGGCATTCTTTGAAACGGTTCAAGTCGGCAAAAATAAAGGCGCGAGTGAAACATTCTATTTCTTGATAAGCAATGGAGCGGATATTGAAGCGACTAATGAAAATGGCCAAACACTTTTGCTTGTTGCAGCAACCTTAGCAAGGTATGACTATGTGATAGAGTTGCTAAAGCTTGGTGCAAATCCTTATATTAAAGATGAAGTAGGACGTGGGTTAAAATATCACCTGAAAGAGCATGAAGGCGCATTTATTTCTGGCAGTAATACTGAGAAATATATGAATGAAGTGATAAATTTCATTAACAACACATAA